The Pseudalkalibacillus hwajinpoensis DNA window GCACCCGCTGCATCATACCCTCATCAAGGTGAGTGATCTTATCAGTTAGACGTTGTTTGTCGATGGTACGAATTTGTTCTAGTAGAATAACCGAATCACGTTCAAATCCATAACGCTTGGCATCAATTTCCACATGCGTGGGGAGCTTCGCCTTTTGAATTTGTGCTGTAATTGCGGCAACAATGACTGTAGGACTAAAACGATTCCCAATGTCATTCTGAATAATCAGGACAGGCCTTACGCCACCCTGTTCAGAACCTACAACAGGAGAAAGGTCAGCAAAATACACATCACCTCGTTTGACAATCAAGCCATTACACCCCGCTTACTAAGCGGTCCACGGTGTGCTCTGCTTCCTCCTCAACAAGAAAGGCTTCTGCTGCAAGGTTCAGATTAATCTTAGCCATCTCCATGTACCCCTGGCGCATGGCGTCACGAATTTGTCGCTTTTTACGTTCGCGAATATACATTGTCGTGGCCTGTGATATGAACTCGTTACGATCGAGCTGTTCCTGTTGAATGATACCATCCACCTCATTTAAAATATGTTGTGGGAGAGTTACAACAATCGATTTTTTGTTTGCCTCTGACACAAACATACACCTCCGAAGCACTGCTACTCATATTGTATTCCACCATTAATCTTACCATTGCAATCGACACATTGCAAAACAACTTTCCACAAGACTATTTCATCAAATTCTTGCAAAATCCTTCTTTTATTTTATTATTTTTTTAAAATTGTATT harbors:
- the ndoA gene encoding type II toxin-antitoxin system endoribonuclease NdoA, with the translated sequence MIVKRGDVYFADLSPVVGSEQGGVRPVLIIQNDIGNRFSPTVIVAAITAQIQKAKLPTHVEIDAKRYGFERDSVILLEQIRTIDKQRLTDKITHLDEGMMQRVQEALQISLGLIDF
- a CDS encoding CopG family ribbon-helix-helix protein; this encodes MFVSEANKKSIVVTLPQHILNEVDGIIQQEQLDRNEFISQATTMYIRERKKRQIRDAMRQGYMEMAKINLNLAAEAFLVEEEAEHTVDRLVSGV